A single region of the Sphingobium sp. EP60837 genome encodes:
- a CDS encoding TadE/TadG family type IV pilus assembly protein, with amino-acid sequence MSDRIKQTLFILMRLFHNQAGNTLAIVAAAIFPLAALIGGGVDMSRLYLTKTRLQQACDAGALAGRRSMTGLTWTTGAGSSEDTANRFFNINFPANKYGTSLATVTYSASAAGAVTGNASVLVPMTLMSLFHMPDKTVTARCTADLQLPNTDVMFVLDTTLSMNDINPGDSQSRIAVLRGAVSSFYTELENVRPAGSHIRYGFVPYSSTVNVGMLLKRSWIQDNAIYDSRAYENNDKELKDGGTQGTTISGTDPWQKVSGSSATGTKYQGSSEQCAAPANTLSDSSTYTSWSPSNTAVPRSRVRTRTRNGTTYSAGLTNGICWITPTIYTNLVETQNEWVKENPNAGQENADSWVYYWQYKPISYSMAALKGAGDENGTVSGGSFNALVNNINTTTGTATNRSIAWNQTNACIEERATRRSDEGNTVPRYDMDIDLIPDKTKPETQWKPFLPGLVYGRNATAFTATTNWVYSGSTATRSSTNLPTPSSSPTEYGACPTYARKMGEIDLSTLSTYLTALKPAGYTYHDIGMLWGLRLMSREGLFAAEHAAAEATGRYARNLIFMTDGGTDTRIGAYDAWGMSGVARRRTPTGSIPTNATQNAITEARLGELCTIAKNQKNITVWVIAFGTTLTTMLSDCASPGRAYQANNAAQLTATFSQIASQIAQLRITQ; translated from the coding sequence ATGAGCGACAGGATCAAGCAAACGCTGTTCATTTTAATGCGGCTTTTTCACAATCAGGCAGGCAACACGCTGGCGATTGTGGCGGCTGCCATCTTTCCTCTGGCGGCACTTATTGGCGGAGGCGTGGACATGAGCCGCCTTTACCTCACCAAAACGCGCCTGCAGCAGGCTTGCGACGCCGGAGCGCTCGCGGGGCGGCGCTCCATGACGGGTCTCACCTGGACGACCGGTGCCGGCAGTTCGGAGGACACCGCCAATCGCTTCTTCAACATCAATTTTCCTGCTAATAAATATGGCACCAGCCTGGCCACGGTCACCTACTCCGCAAGCGCGGCAGGCGCAGTAACGGGGAACGCTTCTGTCTTAGTGCCAATGACCTTGATGTCGCTGTTTCATATGCCCGACAAGACCGTCACGGCGCGCTGCACCGCTGATCTCCAGTTACCCAACACGGACGTAATGTTCGTTCTGGATACGACCCTGTCTATGAACGACATCAACCCAGGCGACAGTCAGAGCCGCATCGCTGTTCTGCGGGGCGCAGTTAGCAGCTTCTATACAGAGTTGGAGAACGTCCGTCCCGCCGGCTCGCACATCCGTTATGGGTTCGTGCCTTATTCCTCCACGGTCAATGTGGGCATGTTGCTCAAGCGAAGTTGGATCCAGGACAATGCGATTTACGATTCACGGGCTTATGAAAATAACGACAAAGAGTTGAAGGATGGCGGCACGCAAGGAACCACCATCTCTGGTACCGATCCGTGGCAGAAGGTCAGCGGATCGTCCGCAACCGGCACAAAATATCAAGGCTCCTCTGAACAATGTGCAGCTCCCGCCAACACGTTGTCTGATAGCAGCACTTATACAAGCTGGTCTCCTTCAAACACGGCAGTCCCTCGCAGCCGCGTACGGACGCGCACGCGTAATGGGACGACCTATTCAGCCGGCTTGACCAACGGCATTTGTTGGATAACCCCAACGATATACACCAATCTCGTCGAGACCCAAAATGAATGGGTCAAAGAAAACCCCAACGCCGGTCAGGAAAACGCCGACAGCTGGGTATATTATTGGCAGTATAAACCAATAAGCTACTCGATGGCTGCTCTGAAAGGTGCAGGCGACGAGAATGGAACCGTCAGCGGCGGCAGCTTCAATGCGCTGGTAAATAACATAAACACAACCACCGGCACGGCCACCAACCGTTCCATTGCATGGAACCAGACGAACGCCTGCATCGAGGAACGCGCTACCCGTCGTTCGGATGAGGGCAACACTGTTCCTCGTTATGACATGGACATCGATCTGATCCCGGACAAGACCAAGCCCGAAACGCAGTGGAAACCGTTCCTTCCGGGACTGGTCTATGGCCGGAACGCTACCGCTTTCACGGCGACGACGAACTGGGTTTATAGCGGATCGACTGCCACCCGAAGTTCCACCAACCTTCCGACGCCATCATCAAGCCCGACCGAATATGGCGCTTGTCCGACCTATGCGCGGAAAATGGGAGAGATCGATTTATCAACACTGTCCACCTATCTAACCGCGCTCAAGCCCGCCGGTTACACATATCATGACATCGGCATGTTGTGGGGTCTGCGCCTGATGTCGCGCGAGGGTCTGTTCGCAGCCGAGCATGCGGCGGCGGAAGCCACAGGACGCTATGCGCGGAACCTGATCTTCATGACCGATGGGGGCACGGATACCCGCATCGGCGCCTACGACGCATGGGGCATGTCGGGCGTTGCCCGCCGCCGCACGCCGACGGGATCGATCCCCACAAATGCAACCCAGAACGCCATCACCGAAGCGCGTCTCGGGGAGCTTTGTACGATTGCCAAGAACCAGAAGAACATCACGGTGTGGGTGATCGCCTTCGGCACCACCCTTACCACCATGCTGTCAGACTGCGCCTCGCCGGGCCGCGCTTATCAGGCCAACAACGCCGCGCAATTGACGGCAACTTTCTCACAGATCGCTTCGCAAATCGCGCAGTTACGGATTACGCAATGA
- a CDS encoding TadE/TadG family type IV pilus assembly protein — protein MRKLSTLMRVRQKGPFLSRDTRGATLVEFAFVAPILVLMLMFLFDTGYYLYARAILSGEVQAAGRASALETATDTNRALLDASVETAVKRLVGGGTLSFDRLSFKSYGRAQSRAEAFIDSNSDNICNNNESFDDANRNGFRDTDSGVAGQGGAKDVTIYSVTLRYDRLFPMASLLGWSQQVSMNSRTILRNQPFDKQAEALIGRCT, from the coding sequence ATGAGGAAGCTATCCACTCTCATGCGCGTGAGGCAGAAGGGTCCGTTCCTCTCCCGCGACACGCGCGGGGCTACACTGGTCGAATTCGCCTTCGTCGCGCCCATTCTCGTGCTTATGCTGATGTTCCTCTTCGACACCGGCTACTATCTCTATGCCCGAGCAATATTGAGCGGAGAAGTTCAGGCAGCCGGGCGGGCATCGGCGTTGGAGACAGCCACCGACACAAACCGGGCACTGCTCGATGCCTCCGTCGAAACGGCGGTCAAGAGACTGGTCGGAGGCGGCACACTTAGCTTCGATCGCCTTTCCTTCAAATCCTATGGCCGCGCTCAATCGAGGGCAGAAGCCTTCATTGATTCAAACTCGGACAATATCTGCAATAACAACGAGAGCTTCGACGACGCCAACCGCAACGGCTTTCGCGACACAGATTCTGGGGTGGCAGGTCAGGGCGGTGCCAAGGACGTCACGATATATTCGGTGACCCTTCGATATGATCGCCTGTTCCCGATGGCCTCTCTTTTGGGATGGAGCCAGCAGGTCAGCATGAACTCGCGAACGATCCTTCGCAATCAGCCCTTCGACAAGCAGGCCGAAGCTCTGATCGGCCGGTGCACTTAA
- a CDS encoding TadE/TadG family type IV pilus assembly protein: MNKSPSAPVQPASNRAPLSLRQKLLRCQSGIALTEFAMAFPILMILATSGLELTNYALTVKRVGELAMMVSDNASRMGSQSAINNKPVSEAEINDVFVGADLQASGLNIEQKGKIVLSSLQTNADGGQTIKWQRCFGGDAYHSAYGSEGTGATGTSFTGMGPTGQEIRAATGTAVMVVEVHYTYNRLMPIISLPLRDITEFSAYNVRDSRDITQVYNSENVTPSTCT, from the coding sequence ATGAACAAGTCCCCCTCTGCGCCAGTTCAGCCCGCGAGCAACCGAGCACCACTTTCGCTCCGACAGAAGTTGTTGCGCTGCCAAAGTGGTATAGCACTGACCGAATTTGCCATGGCCTTTCCCATTCTTATGATCCTAGCCACTTCGGGGCTGGAACTCACAAATTACGCGTTGACCGTGAAACGGGTGGGCGAACTCGCAATGATGGTCTCGGATAATGCGTCCCGCATGGGTTCGCAGAGCGCGATCAACAACAAACCGGTTAGCGAGGCAGAGATCAACGACGTCTTCGTCGGTGCCGACCTGCAAGCATCCGGCCTGAACATCGAGCAAAAGGGCAAGATTGTTCTCTCCAGCCTACAGACAAACGCCGATGGCGGACAGACCATCAAATGGCAGCGCTGCTTCGGTGGGGACGCCTACCATTCTGCTTATGGATCGGAGGGGACGGGCGCCACGGGCACGAGCTTTACAGGCATGGGCCCAACGGGGCAGGAGATCAGGGCGGCTACGGGAACCGCGGTGATGGTGGTGGAAGTCCACTACACCTACAACCGCCTGATGCCGATCATATCGCTGCCCCTACGTGACATCACGGAATTCTCTGCCTACAACGTGCGGGACAGCCGGGATATCACTCAGGTCTATAACAGCGAAAATGTCACTCCATCCACCTGCACCTGA
- a CDS encoding pyruvate dehydrogenase complex E1 component subunit beta, which yields MGIEIKMPALSPTMEEGTLAKWLVKEGDEVRSGDILAEIETDKATMEFEAVDEGKIGAIVIPEGTEGVKVGTVIATMAGEGGATVKATPQTEKTAAPAQPEAAPEAPTKAESGTAKLASEAKASVADPDLPEGTEYVKTTVREALRDAMAEEMRRDERVFVMGEEVAEYQGAYKVTQGLLDEFGDRRVIDTPITEYGFAGIGAGAAMGGLRPVIEFMTFNFAMQAIDHIINSAAKTNYMSGGQMRCPIVFRGPNGAASRVAAQHSQNYGPWYAAVPGLIVIAPYDAADAKGLLKAAIRSEDPVVFLENELVYGRSFDVPKVDDYVLPIGKARIMRAGKDVTLVSYSIGVGVALEAAEQLAAEGIDAEVIDLRTLRPLDTATVLESLKKTNRLVVVEEGWPVCSIASEIAAVVMEQGFDDLDAPVLRVTNEDVPLPYAANLEKAALIDASRVVTAVKKVCYRN from the coding sequence ATGGGTATCGAAATCAAGATGCCGGCGCTCTCCCCCACGATGGAGGAAGGCACGCTGGCCAAATGGCTAGTGAAGGAAGGCGACGAAGTGCGTTCGGGTGACATTCTCGCCGAGATCGAAACGGATAAGGCGACGATGGAATTTGAAGCGGTCGATGAAGGCAAGATCGGCGCGATCGTCATTCCCGAAGGGACCGAAGGCGTGAAAGTCGGCACCGTCATCGCCACCATGGCGGGCGAAGGCGGTGCGACCGTGAAGGCTACGCCCCAGACCGAGAAAACCGCAGCTCCTGCTCAGCCTGAAGCCGCGCCCGAAGCGCCGACAAAGGCGGAGAGTGGCACGGCTAAGCTGGCTTCGGAAGCGAAGGCCAGCGTTGCTGACCCCGACCTTCCCGAAGGCACCGAATATGTGAAGACGACGGTGCGCGAAGCGTTACGCGACGCCATGGCCGAGGAAATGCGCCGCGATGAGCGCGTCTTCGTCATGGGTGAAGAGGTCGCAGAATATCAGGGCGCTTACAAGGTGACCCAGGGACTTCTCGACGAATTTGGCGACAGACGGGTCATCGACACGCCGATCACTGAGTATGGCTTTGCCGGCATCGGCGCAGGCGCGGCGATGGGTGGTCTTCGCCCGGTTATCGAGTTCATGACGTTCAACTTCGCCATGCAGGCGATCGATCACATCATCAACTCGGCGGCCAAGACCAACTATATGTCCGGCGGCCAGATGCGCTGTCCGATCGTGTTCCGTGGTCCCAATGGCGCGGCGAGCCGTGTAGCGGCCCAGCACAGCCAGAATTACGGCCCTTGGTATGCGGCTGTTCCCGGCCTCATTGTCATCGCGCCCTATGATGCTGCTGACGCGAAGGGCTTGCTCAAGGCGGCGATTCGGTCGGAAGATCCGGTCGTATTTCTGGAAAATGAGCTGGTCTATGGCCGCAGCTTCGACGTGCCGAAGGTGGACGATTATGTCCTGCCCATCGGCAAGGCTCGGATCATGCGCGCGGGCAAGGATGTAACGCTGGTCAGCTACTCTATCGGCGTGGGCGTTGCCCTTGAAGCCGCGGAGCAATTGGCGGCGGAGGGCATCGATGCCGAGGTCATCGACCTGCGCACGCTGCGTCCGCTGGATACCGCCACCGTGTTGGAAAGCCTCAAGAAGACCAACCGCTTGGTGGTCGTCGAGGAAGGCTGGCCCGTCTGCTCTATCGCATCGGAAATCGCAGCAGTGGTCATGGAGCAAGGCTTTGACGACCTTGATGCGCCTGTGTTGCGGGTCACGAACGAAGACGTGCCGCTGCCCTATGCCGCTAATCTGGAAAAGGCTGCGCTTATCGACGCGTCGCGGGTGGTCACTGCGGTAAAGAAGGTGTGCTACCGCAACTGA